Proteins encoded together in one Nitratidesulfovibrio sp. window:
- the sfsA gene encoding DNA/RNA nuclease SfsA translates to MGDDLPIMGTAGHGAPLLPFPPGCVVGRFVRRVKRFSVELEVDGEPLWVHSNNSGSMLGLMRPGAAVLASPAPNPDRKLKYTQELVRCDGDGPRGFWVGVNTSVPNRLLEAAFHAGRLPWAIGYTTLRREAKRGESRLDARLDGPGLPTLWVECKNVTLVEDDMAAFPDAATERGAKHLREMMDIVARGERAAGFYLIQRPDGHCFGPADYIDPAYAALFHEARAAGVEIHPHRALVGMAGVDIGCEMAVVGK, encoded by the coding sequence ATGGGGGACGATTTGCCGATCATGGGGACGGCGGGCCATGGCGCGCCGCTGCTGCCGTTTCCGCCCGGCTGCGTCGTGGGCCGCTTTGTGCGGCGGGTAAAGCGGTTCAGCGTGGAACTGGAAGTGGATGGCGAACCCCTGTGGGTACACAGCAACAATTCCGGGTCCATGCTGGGGCTGATGCGCCCCGGCGCGGCGGTGCTGGCATCACCCGCGCCCAACCCCGACCGCAAGCTGAAATACACCCAGGAACTGGTGCGCTGCGACGGCGACGGCCCGCGCGGCTTCTGGGTGGGGGTGAACACCTCCGTCCCCAACCGGCTGCTGGAGGCGGCCTTCCACGCCGGGCGGCTGCCGTGGGCCATCGGGTACACCACCCTGCGGCGCGAGGCCAAGCGCGGCGAAAGCAGGCTGGACGCGCGGCTGGACGGCCCCGGCCTGCCCACCCTGTGGGTGGAGTGCAAGAACGTGACGCTGGTGGAGGACGACATGGCCGCCTTTCCCGATGCCGCCACCGAGCGCGGGGCCAAGCACCTGCGCGAGATGATGGACATCGTGGCGCGCGGGGAGCGCGCCGCCGGGTTCTACCTTATCCAGCGGCCCGACGGCCACTGCTTCGGCCCGGCGGACTACATCGACCCGGCCTATGCCGCACTGTTCCACGAGGCCCGCGCGGCGGGCGTCGAAATTCACCCCCACCGCGCCCTTGTGGGCATGGCGGGGGTGGACATCGGGTGCGAGATGGCGGTGGTGGGGAAATAA